One part of the Candidatus Schekmanbacteria bacterium genome encodes these proteins:
- the rnc gene encoding ribonuclease III — translation MDYKEFEKKISYSFNKKSLIKKALNHTSSHKNNKSGKKNKRENITLEFIGDAVLELASREYLLKKYKTLSVGDISKIKTRMVSDKTLSFFAKKINLDKFVKIAKTKEPQRRNMDAVLAATMEAVIGAIFFDSGLESAKKFVRYKIFLPFTKNKDLIREDFKSIFQEKYQKIYKKPPEYFVVDEKGPPHNKTFIIELIHSGQTLGRGIGKTKKEAEQKAAEKALTFFKKK, via the coding sequence ATGGATTACAAAGAATTCGAAAAAAAGATTTCATACTCATTCAATAAAAAATCCCTTATAAAAAAAGCTCTCAATCACACATCTTCCCATAAAAATAATAAAAGCGGTAAAAAAAATAAGAGAGAAAATATAACCCTTGAATTTATTGGTGATGCTGTATTAGAGCTTGCTTCAAGAGAATATCTTTTAAAGAAATATAAAACTCTTTCAGTTGGCGATATTTCAAAAATCAAAACAAGAATGGTATCTGATAAAACTCTTTCATTTTTTGCAAAAAAAATAAATCTCGACAAATTTGTTAAAATCGCAAAAACAAAAGAGCCTCAAAGAAGAAATATGGATGCTGTCCTCGCAGCAACAATGGAAGCCGTGATAGGAGCAATTTTTTTTGATTCCGGACTTGAAAGCGCAAAAAAATTTGTAAGATATAAAATCTTTCTTCCCTTTACCAAAAACAAAGACCTTATTAGAGAAGATTTTAAATCGATCTTTCAGGAAAAATATCAGAAAATTTATAAAAAACCTCCTGAATATTTTGTTGTAGATGAAAAAGGGCCTCCCCACAATAAAACATTTATCATAGAATTGATTCATTCAGGGCAAACTCTCGGAAGAGGGATTGGAAAAACAAAAAAAGAAGCAGAACAAAAAGCTGCTGAAAAAGCACTTACATTCTTTAAGAAAAAATGA